A region of Peromyscus maniculatus bairdii isolate BWxNUB_F1_BW_parent chromosome 7, HU_Pman_BW_mat_3.1, whole genome shotgun sequence DNA encodes the following proteins:
- the Rwdd2a gene encoding RWD domain-containing protein 2A: MSASVKESLQLQLLEMEMLFSMFPNQGEVKLEDVNALTNIKRYLEGTREALPHNIEFVITLQIEEPKVTIDLQVTMPHSYPYVALQLFGRSPELDRQQQLLLNQGLTAYLGTFDPGELCVCAAIQWLQDNSASYFLNRKLSEEPSTQAKPVKNTFLRMWIYSHHIYQQDLRKKILEVGKRLDVTGFCMTGKPGIICVEGFKDHCEEFWHTIRYPNWKHISCKHAESVETEGSGEDLRLFHSFEELLLEAHGDYGLRNDYHMNLGQFLEFLRKHKSEHVFQILFGIESKSSES; this comes from the exons ATGTCAGCGTCGGTAAAAGAAAGCCTTCAGCTTCAGCTGCTGGAGATGGAAATGCTGTTTTCTATGTTTCCTAACCAAGGAGAAGTAAAACTTGAAGACGTAAACGCCCTAACTAACATAAAGCGGTACCTGGAAGGCACTAGGGAGGCGCTCCCACACAACATCGAATTTGTGATCACGCTCCAAATTGAGGAGCCCAAG gtgaCAATTGATTTGCAAGTTACCATGCCTCACAGCTACCCGTACGTGGCTTTGCAGCTGTTTGGGCGGTCACCTGAGCTTGACAGACAACAGCAGCTTCTTCTCAACCAAGGTCTCACTGCTTATCTGGGGACTTTTGACCCgggtgagctgtgtgtgtgcgcaGCAATCCAGTGGCTGCAGGACAACAGCGCGTCCTACTTCCTCAACAGAAAGCTGTCGGAGGAGCCGTCCACACAGGCAAAGCCCGTCAAGAACACATTCCTCAGAATGTGGATCTACAGCCACCACATATATCAGCAGGACCTCAGGAAAAAGATTTTGGAAGTGGGGAAGAGGTTAGATGTGACTGGATTTTGCATGACAGGAAAGCCTGGTATAATCTGTGTGGAGGGCTTCAAGGATCACTGTGAGGAATTCTGGCACACAATCAGATACCCCAACTGGAAACACATTTCCTGCAAGCACGCCGAGAGCGTGGAGACGGAAGGCAGCGGTGAAGACTTGCGCCTCTTCCATTCCTTCGAAGAGTTGCTCCTCGAGGCCCACGGTGACTACGGACTGAGGAATGACTATCACATGAACCTGGGCCAGTTCCTAGAGTTTCTCCGAAAACACAAAAGTGAGCATGTTTTTCAGATACTATTTGGTATTGAAAGCAAAAGTTCAGAGTCCTAG